A genomic segment from Corylus avellana chromosome ca5, CavTom2PMs-1.0 encodes:
- the LOC132183192 gene encoding uncharacterized protein LOC132183192: MSAEEVVKLLDSYWFERRFLSHNPMDAPTKAADQEVEEEAKYSGLPRTLHVRSLSDQLSSSRRSFSYGSLSISSVSLMSTPPKLQTILSDKQVLEFSKEEERVKKRESERKRRKLASAKSLSDLEFEELKGFMDLGFVFSEEEKDSRLVSIIPGLQRLGRKGSGDGEEEGEINETLVSRPYLSEAWDVLGRLKNWKIPAPGNEMDMKDQLRFWAHTVASTVR, translated from the coding sequence ATGAGTGCGGAAGAAGTTGTAAAGCTCTTGGATTCGTATTGGTTTGAGAGAAGATTTTTGTCTCACAACCCGATGGATGCACCAACAAAGGCAGCTGATCAGGAagtggaagaagaagcaaaatattCAGGGTTGCCGCGAACCCTCCATGTGAGGTCACTAAGTGATCAATTGTCGAGCTCAAGAAGAAGCTTTTCCTATGGTTCCCTCTCTATCTCTTCCGTCTCACTTATGTCCACACCTCCAAAGttgcaaacaattctttctGACAAACAAGTCTTAGAATTCTCTAAAGAGGAAGAGAGGGttaagaagagagagagtgaaagaaaaaggagaaaacttGCAAGCGCTAAGAGCTTGTCAGACCTCGAGTTTGAGGAGCTTAAGGGGTTTATGGATCTGGGTTTTGTGTTTTCCGAGGAAGAGAAGGATTCCAGATTGGTTTCAATCATCCCCGGCCTGCAAAGACTGGGAAGGAAAGGCAGTGGAGATGGCGAGGAAGAGGGAGAAATTAATGAGACTTTGGTTTCAAGGCCTTATTTGTCCGAGGCTTGGGATGTTTTGGGTCGTCTAAAAAACTGGAAAATTCCAGCTCCAGGTAATGAAATGGATATGAAAGATCAACTCAGGTTCTGGGCTCATACAGTTGCTTCAACTGTGAGATAA
- the LOC132183107 gene encoding RING-H2 finger protein ATL54-like, with the protein MNNSTRRGLVNWYSTSPREAPATNYDVWAGPLNSWGQSRDRITTTGSSALVPASLSGQALSAGPRQMSQLVSPQTPGFTGQRNSQENSRLMKRDDRQKKFRKEIYNPTPKRITRRLSLYYRDNNAKKNNLNHEAAKGKENAEDEEDNKRCPICWEDFEEREEVTLTPCNHMFHEGCIMAWVNTNSHCPLCRYAFSDQMKETTPNLNNNNNNISYAATTGITAADLIYIITAMDEALQWG; encoded by the exons ATGAACAATTCTACCAGACGAGGTCTTGTGAATTGGTATTCTACAAGTCCAAGGGAAGCTCCTGCTACAAATTAT GATGTCTGGGCAGGCCCGCTTAATTCATGGGGACAATCTCGGGACAGAATCACAACTACTGGGTCCTCTGCCTTAGTACCCGCCAG CCTTTCAGGACAAGCTCTCTCGGCGGGGCCCAGACAAATGAGCCAGCTGGTTTCCCCTCAAACTCCAGGATTCACAGGGCAACGGAATTCGCAGGAGAACTCCAGATTAATGAAGCGTGATGATCGTCAGAAAAAGTTCAGGAAAGAAATATACAATCCTACCCCGAAGAGGATAACAAGGAGGCTTAGCTTGTATTACAGAGACAATAATGCGAAGAAGAACAACTTGAATCATGAAGCGGCGAAAGGGAAAGAGAATGCAGAGGATGAGGAAGATAATAAGAGGTGTCCCATTTGCTGGGAGGATTTTGAGGAAAGAGAGGAGGTGACGCTAACCCCATGCAATCACATGTTCCATGAGGGCTGCATCATGGCTTGGGTCAACACCAATAGTCACTGCCCACTGTGTCGCTATGCTTTTAGCGACCAAATGAAAGAAACTACCCCAAAcctaaacaacaacaacaacaacatatcATATGCGGCAACCACTGGAATTACTGCAGCAGACCTAATTTATATAATAACTGCAATGGACGAAGCTCTTCAATGGGGCTAA